In the Nothobranchius furzeri strain GRZ-AD chromosome 15, NfurGRZ-RIMD1, whole genome shotgun sequence genome, one interval contains:
- the LOC139063298 gene encoding complement C1q-like protein 2, which yields MDLTVILTLLLICSLTEAQLQQQPDPDSNSYLKPAGSHVEEGNPSEHQQTCTQDINAVLREMSASLAGLKVEVKYLQKENEAKTRELELLKQQDQAHEGELITIKASANITENQVEALRREGEVKQVAFSASLMDSGSGDVGPFNAKTPLVFRRVVTNIGNAYNPNTGFFIAPVRGVYHFVFHIHGHGHASHPTAAMLFKNGEKTFIAYEYQPSYFASTANSVTLLLEVGDVVFLRQWENTRVFDSDNHHTTFSGHLVFTM from the exons ATGGATTTAACAGTGATTTTAACACTGTTGTTAATCTGCTCTCTTACTGAGGctcagcttcaacaacaacctgATCCTGACTCAAATTCATATTTGAAGCCAGCAGGTTCCCATGTAGAAGAAGGAAATCCCTCAGAGCACCAACAAACATGTACACAGGACATCAATGCTGTGCTGAGAGAGATGAGCGCCTCGCTGGCTGGACTGAAGGTGGAGGTGAAGTACTTACAGAAAGAAAATGAAG CTAAAACACGAGAACTGGAGCTGCTGAAGCAACAGGACCAAG CTCATGAAGGAGAACTGATCACCATTAAAGCCTCCGCAAACATCACTGAAAACCAAGTGGAGGCTCTGAGGAGAGAAGGAGAAG TGAAACAAGTGGCTTTCTCAGCCTCTCTGATGGACTCAGGCTCAGGAGATGTTGGACCTTTTAATGCAAAAACACCTCTGGTCTTCAGACGTGTTGTTACTAATATTGGAAATGCCTACAACCCAAATACAG GTTTTTTCATCGCACCTGTGAGAGGAGTCTATCACTTTGTGTTCCACATACATGGACATGGACATGCTTCACATCCTACAGCAGCCATGTTGTTTAAGAATGGAGAAAAGACCTTCATTGCATACGAGTATCAGCCTTCCTATTTTGCTAGCACTGCCAACAGTGTCACACTGCTGTTGGAGGTTGGAGATGTTGTGTTTCTGCGTCAGTGGGAAAATACAAGGGTGTTTGACAGTGACAACCATCACACCACCTTCAGTGGTCACTTGGTTTTCACCATGTGA
- the LOC139063382 gene encoding spectrin alpha chain, non-erythrocytic 1-like, which translates to MSDLSAYGSSIQALKEQAQSCRDLKANESRLRDINKVASELESEGLMAEEAPMVQAQQQEHLGSAPGKVHVVLRLHQNQTWCFCYHSFVCLFVYRMKPTLNTASPWKTVRLGVQTTANFNSIKVRGSSSLPV; encoded by the exons atgtcggacctgtcggcttatggcagcagcatccaggccctgaaggagcaggcccagtcctgcagg gacctgaaggccaacgagtcccgcctgagggacatcaacaaggtggcatctgaactggagtcagaaggtctgatggctgaggaggctcctatggttcaggctcag caacaagaacatctgggttctgctcctggaaaggtgcatgttgtcctccgcctccaccagaaccagacgtggtgtttttgttaccactcatttgtttgtttgtttgtttacaggatgaagccgactcttaacacggcgtcaccctggaag accgtacggttgggcgttcagacgacggctaactttaattccatcaaggtaagaggaagctcttcccttcctgtctga